The Streptomyces durmitorensis genome contains the following window.
CCACCCAGAGCACGGGCAGCAGGCAGTACAGGGCGCCGAGCGCGAGGACGGCGGTCGGAAGCACGGCGATCCGGCGGGGCGGGGGCGGGCCCTGTGCGGTGCCGGGGGTGGTGCCCGCGGCGGGCCGGGTCTTGCGGACGGCGAGTGAGCCCGGCGAACTCATCGGGTCGCCTCCTTCTTCGTACGGGAGTTCGCGGCGCGCAGGAACCCGAAGGACAGGACGAGCGTGGCGACCGCGATGATTACGGCGGTGGCGGCGGCGGAGTTGATGTCACCCTTGCCGAAGGCGTCCTGGTACACCTTCATCAGCGGACTCCAGGTGGTGGAGACGGAGTTGGTGAGCGGCTTGAGGGTGGTGGGCTCGCTGAACACCTGGAGCGTCGCGATGATCGAGAAGAAGAACGTGAGCACCAGCGAGGGCGCCACCATCGGGATCTTGATCCGCAGCGCGATCTGGAGCTGTGAGCAGCCGTCGAGCTTCGCCGCCTCGTGGACCTCGGCCGGGATGGCCCGCAGCGAGGTGTAGATGACGATCATGTTGAAGCCGGTGCCGCCCCAGACCGCGATGTTCGAGAGCGCGAGATAGAGGGGGCCGCCGTCGAGCAGATCGGGCTGTGGCAGGCCCAGCTTGTCGAGGACGTAGAAGAAGGGGCTGACGTCCTGGAGGTAGAGGAATCCCCACAGGAGCGCGGCGATGACCCCGGGCACGGCGTACGGCAGGAAGATCGCGAGGCGTGTGAAGGGGGTGAGGCGCACCCGCTCGGTGTCCAGGAGCAGCGCGAAGAGCAGGGCGAGGCCGAGCATCACCGGGATGACGATGGCGCCGTACCCGAGCACGCGCAGCGCGCCGTGCAGGAGCTCGGAGTCGGTGAGCGCGTCGGTGTAGTTGCCGATCCCGGCCCACACCTCGCGCCGGGCGTCCTTGCCGAGGCCGAGGCCTTCCACCTCGACCTTGTGGAGGCTGAGCCAGAGCGCGTAGCCGATGGGCAGCGCGAAGAAGAGCGCGAAGAGCAGCGTGGCGGGGAGCAGGAAGGCGTACGGAGCGCTCCTGACCCCGTGGGACGTGCGGCGGCGGGGGCGTGCGGAGGTCACGGCGCGACTCCGAAGCCCTGCTTCTTCAGGTCGGCCACGGTCGTGTCCTGCATGGTGTTCAGGGCGCCGCCGAAGTCGGACCTGTTCTTGGCGGCCGAGCCGAAGGCGTCCTTGAACGAGGTGTACGCGACGTTCACGTTCGGGCCCCAGGCGCCGGGAGCCGCGGTCTTCGCGATCTTCGCTGCCTGGGGGTAGAAGTCCTGCTGGCCGGCGAAGAAGGCAGGGGGCTCGGTGAACGCGCCGCTGGTCTGGGCGGCGGTGGCGGCGGGGTAGATGCCGCCTTCCTTCGCGAGCGCGTCCAGGGCCTTCGGGTCGGTGTTCAGCCAGGCGGCGAACTTGGCGGCGGCCTCCTTGTGCCCGCTGTCGGTGGTGACGGCGGTCGAGGATCCGCCCCAACTCCCCGTGGTGTGCTCGCCCTTGGACCACTGCGGCAGCGGCGCCATGGCCCACTTGCCCTTGGTGTCGGGTGCGGCGGTGGTGAGGGTGCCGGGCGCCCACACGGCACTGACCCAGGCGATCTGCTTGCCGGTGTTCAGGGCCTTGTTCCAGGCGGGGGTGTACATCGGCTGGTTGTCGACGGCGCCCTCCTTGACGAGGCCGCCCCAGAAGTCGGCGACCTTGCGCGTGGCGCCGTCGTCGATGCCGACCTTCCACTTCTCGCCCTTGGTGGTCCACCACTTGGCGCCCGCCTGCTGGGCGAGGCCCGCGAAGAGCCCGGAGTCGTTCGCGGAGAACGTGGTGAGGTCCTTGTCCGGCGCCTTCTTCTTCAGCGCTCGGGCCGTCTCGGCGAACTCGTCCCACGTGGCGGGGACCTTGAGGTCGTACTTCTTGAAGAGGTCCGCGCGGTAGTAGAACATCATCGGCCCCGAGTCCTGCGGCACCGCGTACACCGCGTCCGAGCCGAGTGTCGTCTGCTGCCAGACGCCCTCGGGGAACTCGCCCTTCACCACGCCCACTTCACCGGATATGTCGGCGAGCGCGTCGTTGCTGACGAGGGTCGGCAGCGCCTGGTACTCGGCCTGGACCAGGTCGGGGGCCTTCTTGGCCTTGTGAGCGGTGAGGATCTTGGTGACCAGCGTGTCGCCGGACGCCTGCTTCTTGACCGTGACGTCGATCTGTTCCTTCTTGCCGGGCCCCTTGTTCCAGAGGTCGACGACCTTGTCCATGCCGGGCGTCCAGGCCCAGTACGTCAGGGAGGCGGGGCCCGAATCACCCTTGCTCTCGTCGTCCGACGAGCCGCAGGCGGTGAGCGCCGCGGCGCCGAGGGCGAGGGCGAGCGAAGTGGCGCAGAAGCGGCGGTGCTTCGTGAACGGCATGGATGGTCTCCCCTTACCGGGTGGCTGTGCCCGCTGTGTCGAGCGGCCTGCCACGCATCTGTGAGCGTTCACAGTAGAGAAACATCCAGGACACTTGTCAATGGTTGTTGCTGTGCGGTTATGTTGAACTCAGAACCGTGAAAGTGTGTGTGCACGTTCCCAATTGATGTTTCCACTCACGTTCCCAACTGATCGACGACTCGGGAGAGATCCATGCCGGAGACCACCCCCACGGGCCTGACCGGGCTCGCCTTCGGTGGGGACTACAACCCCGAGCAGTGGCCGGAATCCGTCTGGCGCGAGGACATGGCGCTGATGCGCGAGGCCGGCGTCACGATGGTGAGCGTCGGGATCTTCTCCTGGGCTCTGCTCGAACCGTCCCCCGGCACGCACGACTTCGGCTGGCTCGACCGGGTCATGGACCTCCTGCACGAGAACGGCATCCGCGCCGACCTCGGCACCCCGACGGTCGCGCCGCCCGCCTGGTTCTACCGCGCGCACCCCGACGCCCTGCCCGTCACCGCCGAGGGCGTGCGCTACGCATTCGGCTCACGCGGCGCCATCTGCCACAGCAACACCGCCTACCGCGAGGCGTCCGCCGCCATCACGGAGCAGCTCGCCCGCCGGTACGCCGAGCACCCCGCGCTCGCGATGTGGCACGTCCACAACGAGTACGGGGTGCCGGTCTCCGCCTGCTACTGCGACTCCTGCGCCACGCACTTCCGGGTCTGGCTCAGGGCGGCGTACGGGAGTGTGGAGGCGGTCAACGAGGCGTGGGGCACGGCGTTTTGGGGGCAGCGCTACGGCTCCATCGAGGAGATCGAGCCGCCGCGTGTCACGCCCACGGTCGGCAACCCGGCCCAGGCCCTGGACTACCGCAGATTCGCCGACGCCACCCTGCGCGAGAACTTCGTGCGCGAACGCGACATCCTGCACCGCCTCGCCCCCGGCACCCCCGTCACCACCAACTTCATGACCGCCCTGAGCCAGTGCGACTCCCTGGACTACTGGGCCTGGGGCCGCGAGGTCGACCTCGTGACCAACGACCACTATCTGATCACCGACGGCCGCCGCACCCACGTCAACCTCGCCATGGCCGCCGACCTCACCCGCTCCGTCGCGGGCGGCGCCCCCTGGCTGCTCCTGGAACACTCCACGTCCGGCGTCAACTGGCAGCCCCGCAACCCCGCGAAGGCGCCGGGGCAGATGGCCCGAAACTCCCTGGCCCACGTCGCGCGCGGCTCCGAGGGCGCCCTGTTCTTCCAGTGGCGGCAGTCCCGGAGCGGCGCGGAGAAGTTCCACTCGGCGATGCTGCCGCACGCGGGAACGGACTCCCGGGTCTGGAGCGAGGTGGTCGAACTGGGCGCTTCAGTAAGTGAATTGGCTTCGCTGAAGAGCACGCGGACCGTCGCCGACGTGGCGATGCTGTGGGACTGGCACTCCTGGTGGGCGCAGTCCCTGCAGTGGCGGCCCAGCGAGGACCACGACGCACGGGAGCGCGCCGACACGTTCTACGAGGCTCTCTACGACCGCCACCTCACCGTCGACTTCGCCCACCCCGAGGCCGACCTGTCGGCATACCCCCTGGTGGTCGTGCCAGCGCTGTATCTGGCGACGGAGGCCGCGGCCCTCAACCTCAAGGAGTACGTGGCGCAGGGCGGCACCCTCCTCGTCTCCTACTTCTCCGGCATCGTCGACGAGCACGACGCCGTGCACCCCGGCCCCTGCCCCGGCGCCCTGCGCGACGTGCTCGGCCTGACCGTCGAGGAGTTCTCACCGCTGCTCGACGGCCGTTCGGTGCGCATCACCGGACCCGACGGCGCCGAACTCACCGGCGACGTGTGGACCGAGTTCGTCGTGCCGCGCGGCGCCGAGACCGTGTGGACGTACGCGGACGGCCTGGCCGCGGGACGGCCCGCCGTCACCCGGCACCGCATCGGCGACGGCACCGCCTGGTACGTCTCCACGCGGCTGACCGCACGCGATCTCGACACCCTGGTCGCCGGTGCCTGCGCCGACGCGGGCGTCACCGAGCGGCCCGAACTCCCGCGTGACGTCGAGGTCGTGACCCGGCGGGGCGACACCGGCACCTTCGTCTTCGCGATCAACCACACCGAGTCCGAGGCCAAGGTGCCGCTCGACGCCCACGGCACCGAACTCCTCACCGGCGAGCGCGCCGCGGGCCGCCTCGCCGTGCCCGCGGGCGCCGTACGGGTCGTCCGCCTCGACGGCTGACCTACCCCCCCAGACGCCGGGCGGGTCCGTGGGGGACCCCACCCGGCCCGGTGGCGTCGCGCGGAGACCTCTGAGCGCGGAGATCCTCCGGCGCGGCGCCACCGCCCCCCCATCCCCACCCCAAGTACCGCGAAGTCGAAGGGACATCGACGATGCACGGAAACGGAACAACGCCCGGTTCGAGCGAGCCACGCGGAGCACGCGCCACCCGCAGAGCCGTCCTGGCGGCCGCCCTCGGAGGCGCCGCCGCCATGGCCCTGCCCGCCCGGTCCGCGAGCGCCGCGTCCACCCTCACCAACGGGGGATTCGAGAGCGGCACCACCGGCTGGAGCACCTACGGCAGCACCGGCGCCTCGTTCACGGAGGCGGGCGGCCGCAGCGGCAGCCTGCGCCTTGCGCACTGGTCGGCGTCGGCGTACAAGGTCGAGACGTACCAGTACCTCACCGGCCTCGCCAACGGGACGTACACGCTCACCGCCTGGGTCCGCTCAAGCGGCGGGCAGAACTCCGCCTACCTGGCCCTCAAGAGCGGCTCCGCCGAACAGCGCACCGACCTGCCGCCCACCCCGAACGGCAGCTGGATCCGCCTCGTCACCTCCGTCACGGTGACCGGCAACGCGTGCACCATCCGCCTGTACTCCGACGCGAACGCGGGGAACTGGGCTAACTTCGACGACATCGCGCTCACCCCGGGCTCAACCAGCCTGCCCGTCAAGGGTGCTGACATCTCCTCACTCAAGAAGAGCGA
Protein-coding sequences here:
- a CDS encoding carbohydrate ABC transporter permease gives rise to the protein MTSARPRRRTSHGVRSAPYAFLLPATLLFALFFALPIGYALWLSLHKVEVEGLGLGKDARREVWAGIGNYTDALTDSELLHGALRVLGYGAIVIPVMLGLALLFALLLDTERVRLTPFTRLAIFLPYAVPGVIAALLWGFLYLQDVSPFFYVLDKLGLPQPDLLDGGPLYLALSNIAVWGGTGFNMIVIYTSLRAIPAEVHEAAKLDGCSQLQIALRIKIPMVAPSLVLTFFFSIIATLQVFSEPTTLKPLTNSVSTTWSPLMKVYQDAFGKGDINSAAATAVIIAVATLVLSFGFLRAANSRTKKEATR
- a CDS encoding ABC transporter substrate-binding protein, giving the protein MPFTKHRRFCATSLALALGAAALTACGSSDDESKGDSGPASLTYWAWTPGMDKVVDLWNKGPGKKEQIDVTVKKQASGDTLVTKILTAHKAKKAPDLVQAEYQALPTLVSNDALADISGEVGVVKGEFPEGVWQQTTLGSDAVYAVPQDSGPMMFYYRADLFKKYDLKVPATWDEFAETARALKKKAPDKDLTTFSANDSGLFAGLAQQAGAKWWTTKGEKWKVGIDDGATRKVADFWGGLVKEGAVDNQPMYTPAWNKALNTGKQIAWVSAVWAPGTLTTAAPDTKGKWAMAPLPQWSKGEHTTGSWGGSSTAVTTDSGHKEAAAKFAAWLNTDPKALDALAKEGGIYPAATAAQTSGAFTEPPAFFAGQQDFYPQAAKIAKTAAPGAWGPNVNVAYTSFKDAFGSAAKNRSDFGGALNTMQDTTVADLKKQGFGVAP
- a CDS encoding beta-galactosidase, with product MPETTPTGLTGLAFGGDYNPEQWPESVWREDMALMREAGVTMVSVGIFSWALLEPSPGTHDFGWLDRVMDLLHENGIRADLGTPTVAPPAWFYRAHPDALPVTAEGVRYAFGSRGAICHSNTAYREASAAITEQLARRYAEHPALAMWHVHNEYGVPVSACYCDSCATHFRVWLRAAYGSVEAVNEAWGTAFWGQRYGSIEEIEPPRVTPTVGNPAQALDYRRFADATLRENFVRERDILHRLAPGTPVTTNFMTALSQCDSLDYWAWGREVDLVTNDHYLITDGRRTHVNLAMAADLTRSVAGGAPWLLLEHSTSGVNWQPRNPAKAPGQMARNSLAHVARGSEGALFFQWRQSRSGAEKFHSAMLPHAGTDSRVWSEVVELGASVSELASLKSTRTVADVAMLWDWHSWWAQSLQWRPSEDHDARERADTFYEALYDRHLTVDFAHPEADLSAYPLVVVPALYLATEAAALNLKEYVAQGGTLLVSYFSGIVDEHDAVHPGPCPGALRDVLGLTVEEFSPLLDGRSVRITGPDGAELTGDVWTEFVVPRGAETVWTYADGLAAGRPAVTRHRIGDGTAWYVSTRLTARDLDTLVAGACADAGVTERPELPRDVEVVTRRGDTGTFVFAINHTESEAKVPLDAHGTELLTGERAAGRLAVPAGAVRVVRLDG